In Thalassophryne amazonica chromosome 4, fThaAma1.1, whole genome shotgun sequence, a genomic segment contains:
- the LOC117509306 gene encoding somatostatin-2-like — MRRVRCSSFLCLTLLLLCSPAGASQHSRNQDQYQNPDQDQDQDLELELQHHRLLQRARSAGLLSQEWNKRAVEDLLSQFTHTEDDVQQDAEVASMATGGRMELERSVDAPNNLPPRERKAGCKNFYWKGFTSC; from the exons ATGCGGCGTGTTCGGTGTTccagcttcctgtgcctcacaCTGCTGCTTCTGTGCAGTCCTGCTGGGGCTTCTCAGCACAGCAGAAACCAGGACCAGTACCAGAACCCGGACCAGGATCAGGACCAGGATTTGGAACTCGAGCTGCAACACCACAGGCTGCTGCAGCGTGCTCGCAGCGCCGGCCTCCTGTCCCAG GAGTGGAATAAACGTGCCGTGGAGGACCTACTCTCCCAGTTCACTCACACAGAGGATGATGTCCAGCAAGATGCAGAGGTGGCCTCCATGGCAACCGGTGGAAGGATGGAGTTGGAGCGCTCTGTGGACGCGCCCAACAACCTGCCCCCTCGTGAACGCAAAGCTGGCTGCAAGAACTTCTACTGGAAGGGCTTCACTTCCTGTTGA